ACGTCCGCACATGCCGTAGTGACCGGCGCCGTAGGACGCGCCGATGAGGATGGAGATGTGCGGCACCGTGGAGTTGGCGACCGCGTTGATCATCATCGCCCCGTGCTTGATCATGCCGCGTTCCTCGTATTCCCGACCGACCATGTACCCGGTGGTGTTGTGCAGGAACAACAGCGGCGTATCGGCACGGTTCGCGAGTTGGATGAACTGGGCTGCCTTCTGCGATTCCTCGTTGAACAGCACGCCGCGCGCGTTGGCGAGAATCCCGACCGGATAGCCGTGCACCTGTGCCCAGCCGGTCACCAACGACGGCCCGTAGAGCGGTTTGAACTCGTCGAAGTCGGAATCGTCGACGACGCGGGCGATGACCTCACGCGGATCGAAGGGTTGCCGAAGATCCTCAGGGACGATCCCGAGCAGCTCCTCGGCGTCGTACCGCGGTTCGCGTACGTCCGTCCGGGGTGCAGGGCCGGCCTTGCGGTAGTTGAGGCGCCGCACAATGCTGCGACCGATGCGCACCGCGTCCTGTTCGTCGACCGCGAAGTGGTCGGCCAGACCCGAGATACGCGCGTGCATCTCGGCGCCGCCGAGCGACTCGTCGTCGGATTCCTCACCAGTGGCCATCTTCACCAGCGGCGGGCCGGCGAGGAACACCTTCGACCGCTTCTCGATCATCACGACGTGGTCGGACATGCCGGGGATGTATGCGCCGCCGGCGGTCGAATTGCCGAAGACCACCGCGATCGTGGGGATACCTGCCGCCGACAACCGGGTCAGATCGCGGAAGAGCCGGCCACCGGGAATGAACACTTCTTTCTGCGTGGGCAGATCCGCGCCGCCGGATTCGACGAGGGAGATCAGCGGCATCCGGTTCTGCAGGGCGATGTCGTCGGCGCGCAACGTCTTGCGGAGCGTCCACGGGTTACTGGTTCCCCCGCGCACGGTGGGGTCGGTGGCCACGATGACACATTCGACGCCTTCGACCACACCGATGCCCGTGACGACGCTGCCGCCGACGGGAAACTCGGTGCCCCAGGCCGCGAGCGGTGAGAGCTCGAGGAACGGCGAGTCGGGGTCGAGGAGTAGTTCGATCCTCTCCCGCGCAAGC
This window of the Rhodococcus pyridinivorans genome carries:
- a CDS encoding acyl-CoA carboxylase subunit beta; translation: MSTLISTLDAGSTEYGAAADTMRARLAELDTEHGKALAGGGEKYVRRHHDRGKLLARERIELLLDPDSPFLELSPLAAWGTEFPVGGSVVTGIGVVEGVECVIVATDPTVRGGTSNPWTLRKTLRADDIALQNRMPLISLVESGGADLPTQKEVFIPGGRLFRDLTRLSAAGIPTIAVVFGNSTAGGAYIPGMSDHVVMIEKRSKVFLAGPPLVKMATGEESDDESLGGAEMHARISGLADHFAVDEQDAVRIGRSIVRRLNYRKAGPAPRTDVREPRYDAEELLGIVPEDLRQPFDPREVIARVVDDSDFDEFKPLYGPSLVTGWAQVHGYPVGILANARGVLFNEESQKAAQFIQLANRADTPLLFLHNTTGYMVGREYEERGMIKHGAMMINAVANSTVPHISILIGASYGAGHYGMCGRAFDPRFLFAWPSAKSAVMGGAQLAGVISLVGRAAAQARGQDFDEAADEAMRAAVENQIEAESLPMFLSGRLYDDGIIDPRDTRTVLGLCLSAVATAPIRGAESFGVFRM